The proteins below come from a single Phocoena sinus isolate mPhoSin1 chromosome 2, mPhoSin1.pri, whole genome shotgun sequence genomic window:
- the SIN3A gene encoding paired amphipathic helix protein Sin3a produces the protein MKRRLDDQESPVYAAQQRRIPGSTEAFPHQHRVLAPAPPVYEAVSETMQSATGIQYSVTPSYQVSAVPQSSGSHGPTIAAVHSSHHHPTAVQPHGGQVVQSHAHPAPPVAPVQGQQQFQRLKVEDALSYLDQVKLQFGSQPQVYNDFLDIMKEFKSQSIDTPGVISRVSQLFKGHPDLIMGFNTFLPPGYKIEVQTNDMVNVTTPGQVHQIPTHGIQPQPQPPPQHPSQPSAQSAPAPAQPAPQPPPAKVSKPSQLQAHTPASQQTPPLPPYASPRSPPVQPHTPVTISLGTAPPLQNNQPVEFNHAINYVNKIKNRFQGQPDIYKAFLEILHTYQKEQRNAKEAGGNYTPALTEQEVYAQVARLFKNQEDLLSEFGQFLPDANSSVLLSKTTAEKVDSVRNDHGGTVKKPQLNNKPQRPSQNGCQIRRHSGTGATPPVKKKPKLLSLKDSSMADASKHGVGTESLFFDKVRKALRSAEAYENFLRCLVIFNQEVISRAELVQLVSPFLGKFPELFNWFKNFLGYKESVHLETFPKERATEGIAMEIDYASCKRLGSSYRALPKSYQQPKCTGRTSLCKEVLNDTWVSFPSWSEDSTFVSSKKTQYEEHIYRCEDERFELDVVLETNLATIRVLEAIQKKLSRLSAEEQAKFRLDNTLGGTSEVIHRKALQRIYADKAADIIDGLRKNPSIAVPIVLKRLKMKEEEWREAQRGFNKVWREQNEKYYLKSLDHQGINFKQNDTKVLRSKSLLNEIESIYDERQEQATEENAGVPVGPHLSLAYEDKQILEDAAALIIHHVKRQTGIQKEDKYKIKQIMHHFIPDLLFAQRGDLSDVEEEEEEEMDVDEGTGAAKKHNGVGGSPPKSKLLFSNTAAQKLRGMDEVYNLFYVNNNWYIFMRLHQILCLRLLRICSQAERQIEEENREREWEREVLGIKRDKSDSPAIQLRLKEPMDVDVEDYYPAFLDMVRSLLDGNIDSSQYEDSLREMFTIHAYIAFTMDKLIQSIVRQLQHIVSDEICVQVTDLYLAENNNGATGGQLNTQTSRSLLESTYQRKAEQLMSDENCFKLMFIQSQGQVQLTIELLDTEEENSDDPVEAERWSDYVERYMNSDTTSPELREHLARKPVFLPRNLRRIRKCQRGREQQEKEGKEGNSKKTMENADSLDKLECRFKLNSYKMVYVIKSEDYMYRRTALLRAHQSHERVSKRLHQRFQAWVDKWTKEHVPREMAAETSKWLMGEGLEGLVPCTTTCDTETLHFVSINKYRVKYGTVFKAP, from the exons GTGGAGGATGCCCTATCCTATCTTGACCAAGTGAAGCTGCAGTTTGGTAGTCAGCCTCAGGTCTACAATGATTTCCTTGACATCATGAAGGAATTTAAGTCTCAGAG CATCGACACTCCAGGAGTGATTAGTCGTGTGTCCCAGCTGTTCAAAGGCCACCCTGACTTGATCATGGGCTTCAATACCTTCTTGCCTCCTGGCTACAAGATTGAGGTGCAAACCAATGACATGGTGAATGTGACAACTCCTGGCCAGGTTCATCAGATTCCAACCCATGGCATCCAGCCCCAGCCTCAACCACCACCCCAACATCCTTCCCAGCCTTCAGCCCAGTCAGCCCCAGCTCCTGCCCAGCCAGCTCCTCAGCCCCCACCTGCCAAAGTCAGCAAG CCTTCCCAACTACAAGCACATACTCCAGCCAGTCAGCAgactcccccactcccaccataTGCGTCCCCACGTTCTCCACCTgtccagcctcatacaccagtGACAATCTCGTTGGGAACAGCCCCGCCCTTGCAGAACAATCAACCTGTGGAGTTTAACCATGCCATCAACTATGTCAATAAGATCAAGAACAGGTTCCAGGGCCAACCAGACATCTACAAAGCGTTCCTGGAGATTTTGCACACATATCAG AAAGAGCAGCGGAATGCCAAGGAAGCTGGAGGAAACTACACTCCAGCGTTGACTGAGCAGGAGGTGTATGCCCAGGTGGCtcgtctttttaaaaatcaggaagatCTGTTATCAGAGTTTGGACAGTTCCTACCAGATGCCAACAGCTCTGTG CTTTTAAGCAAAACAACTGCTGAGAAGGTCGATTCTGTGAGAAATGACCATGGAGGCACTGTGAAGAAACCTCAACTGAACAACAAGCCGCAGAGGCCCAGCCAGAATGGCTGCCAGATCCGCAGGCACTCTGGAACGGGAGCCACCCCTCCAGTGAAG aaGAAACCCAAACTGCTCAGCCTCAAGGATTCTTCTATGGCAGATGCCAGCAAACATGGTGTAGGAACGGAATCATTATTTTTTGATAAG GTCCGAAAGGCTCTGCGGAGTGCAGAGGCCTATGAAAATTTCCTGCGCTGTCTTGTTATCTTTAACCAGGAGGTGATCTCTCGGGCGGAGCTTGTGCAGTTAGTCTCCCCGTTCCTGGG GAAATTCCCAGAATTGTTTAATTGGTTTAAAAACTTTCTGGGCTATAAGGAGTCTGTACATCTGGAAACCTTTCCAAAGGAACGAGCCACAGAGGGCATTGCCATGGAGATAGATTATGCCTCTTGTAAACGGTTGGGCTCCAGCTATCGAGCCCTGCCAAAGAGTTACCAGCAGCCCAAGTGTACAGGACGGACTTCTCTCTGTAAAGAG GTTTTAAATGATACCTGGGTTTCCTTCCCCTCCTGGTCTGAGGACTCCACCTTTGTTAGCTCCAAGAAAACTCAGTATGAAGAACATATCTATCGTTGTGAAGATGAACGTTTTGAG ctTGATGTAGTTTTAGAGACTAATCTGGCAACGATCCGGGTTCTGGAAGCAATACAGAAGAAGCTTTCCCGCTTGTCTGCTGAGGAACAAGCCAAATTTCGCTTGGACAACACCCTCGGGGGCACATCAGAAGTCATCCATCGAAAAGCCCTCCAAAGGATATATGCTGATAAAGCAGCTGACATCATTGATGGTCTGAGGAAGAACCCCTCCATTGCCGTCCCAATTGTCCTTAAAAG GTTGAAGATGAAAGAGGAAGAATGGcgagaagctcagagaggctttAACAAGGTGTGGAGAGAGCAAAATGAGAAATACTACTTGAAATCTCTGGACCACCAAGGCATCAACTTTAAACAAAATGACACCAAGGTCCTGAGGTCTAAGAGCTTACTCAACGAGATTGAGAGTATCTATGATGAG AGGCAAGAGCAGGCTACGGAAGAAAATGCTGGTGTACCTGTTGGCCCACACCTCTCACTTGCCTACGAAGACAAACAGATTCTGGAAGATGCTGCTGCTCTGATTATCCACCATGTGAAGAGGCAGACAGGCATTCAGAAGGAggacaaatataaaatcaagCAAATCATGCATCATTTTATTCCAGATCTGCTCTTTGCTCAGAGAGGTGATCTCTCGGAtgtagaggaagaggaagaagaagagatggATGTAGATGAAGGCACAGGGGCGGCTAAGAAGCACAATGGTGTTGGGGGCAGTCCCCCTAAGTCCAAGCTACTGTTCAGTAACACAGCAGCTCAGAAGTTAAGAGGGATGGATGAAGTATACAACCTCTTCTATGTTAATAATAACTGGTATATCTTTATGCGACTGCACCAGATACTCTGCTTGAGGCTGCTGCGGATTTGTTCCCAAGCTGAACggcaaattgaagaagaaaaccgAGAGAGAGAGTGGGAACGGGAAGTGTTGGGCATAAAGCGAGACAAGAGTGACAGCCCCGCCATCCAGCTACGTCTCAAAGAACCTA TGGACGTTGATGTAGAAGATTATTACCCAGCTTTCCTGGATATGGTGCGGAGCCTGCTGGATGGCAACATAGACTCTTCACAGTATGAAGATTCGCTAAGAGAGATGTTTACCATTCATGCCTACATTGCCTTTACCATGGACAAACTCATCCAGAGCATTGTCAGACAG CTGCAGCACATCGTGAGTGATGAGATCTGTGTACAAGTGACTGACCTGTACCTGGCGGAAAACAATAATGGGGCCACTGGAGGCCAGCTGAATACACAGACCTCAAGGAGCCTCCTGGAGTCAACATATCAGCGGAAGGCTGAGCAGCTCATGTCAGATGAGAATTGCTTTAAG CTTATGTTCATTCAGAGCCAAGGCCAGGTTCAGCTGACCATCGAGCTTTTGGACACGGAAGAGGAGAACTCGGATGACCCTGTAGAAGCAGAG CGCTGGTCAGACTATGTGGAGCGATACATGAATTCTGATACTACCTCTCCTGAGCTTCGTGAGCACCTGGCACGGAAACCAGTGTTTCTCCCACG GAATCTGCGGCGGATCCGGAAGTGTCAGCGTGGTCGAGAACagcaggaaaaggaagggaaggaagggaacagCAAGAAGACCATGGAGAATGCGGATAGCCTGGATAAGCTGGAGTGTAGATTCAAGCTGAATTCCTATAAGATGGTATATGTGATCAAGTCAGAGGACTACATGTATCGGAGGACCGCCTTGCTCCGGGCTCATCAG TCCCATGAGCGGGTAAGCAAGCGGCTACATCAGAGGTTCCAGGCCTGGGTAGACAAATGGACCAAGGAGCATGTGCCCCGTGAAATGGCAGCGGAGACCAGCAAGTGGCTCATGGGTGAGGGGCTGGAGGGCCTGGTGCCCTGCACCACCACCTGTGACACAGAGACCCTGCACTTTGTGAGCATTAACAAGTACCGTGTCAAATATGGCACAGTGTTCAAAGCCCCATAA